GACTTTAGTATAACATCTGAACAGATGTTCATGGATTGAATAAAGTTAAATTTTTCTAAAACTCAGACAGGAAAGTTAGAGCAGTCATCTCAAGGGTAAGGTGGGAAGTTCTCCTTAATGTTTTTAGACGCAGAACGACCTACCAGCGATCGCCAGCCTCATAAATTGCTAAACGTCCGACACCTAGATATAATCCGGGAGAATTCTCACCGGGGGGATAAGCAGTGATTCCAAACTGATAGACACCACCATAATCGGGATTTCGTACTGGTTTCAGACCGATGGAAACGGTATTACCGGGGGGGACAGGAGGATCAAAAATGACCGTAATCGTCTGAGTCTTGGGGTCAAAGGTAGTGGATTTTAGGGTTAATTTTTCGCCTCGCTGATTGCGATCGCCAAGAAAAGCAAAGGTTTGATCAACAAGAAAAGCAATAGTTTGAATATTAGGCTGCTGTTGTATGGTTACTTTGGCCAAGGGCGCCCCGAGAGACGGCGGTAGAGCGATGGTAAGATAGTATTTGGCCCCCCAAGTACGCACGGATTGGAAAGTAGCGAAAAAATTAACCAGAGTAGGAGAGCGCTCAAAAAATATTCTGCCATCGGGAAATTGTCCTGCGAGGGAAACAGAAGCATCAAAAGCGAGTATAGCAATCAAAGCGAGTTTAGATAGACTTTCAGTCTGTTTTAAGGGTAAAAAAGGGATTTTCAAAGCAAAAGCTACTATAAAATATTGATTGTCAAGGGGAATTATAGCAAATTCACTTAACCCTAAACCTCTGCCATTGTCAGTGATCAGGAGTCAGTGATCAGTGATCAGCTTTTTTCTCCCCACTCCCCCACCCCCAACACCCCACACCCCACACCCCACTTCATAATTTATAATTCATAATTCATAATTCATAATTCATAATTCATAATTCCCCAACCCCGAACTTGCAATGTATCTAGAACACCTGCACCTTCACAGTTTTAGAAATTATGCCGAACAGGTGCTAAAATTCGAGTCCAAAAAAACAATATTATTGGGCAATAATGCTCAAGGAAAATCCAATTTACTAGAAGCGATCGAACTTTTGGCCACTCTCAAGAGCCATCGAGTCAGCAAGGATCGGGATCTGGTGCTAGAATCGGACTCGGAGGCGAGAATTTTTGCTAGGGTTAATCGTCTTTATGGAGCATCAGAATTAAGTTTAATTCTCCGTTCTTCCGGTCGTCGCACCGTGATCCGTGACCGTCAACCCCTGCGCCGTCATCTCGATTTTTTGGGCGTGATTAATGCGGTACAATTTTCTAGTCTCGATCTGGATTTAGTGCGCGGTGGTCCGGAAGCTCGCCGAGATTGGTTAGATACTTTATTAATTCAATTAGAACCCCTATACGTTCATATTTTACAGCAATATAATCAGGTTTTACGACAAAGAAATGCCCTATTAAAAGAGATTCGTAAACAGGAATTAGAGGGAAAAGTTTATGGAGATTTGTCCCAACTAAAACTCTGGGATTTACAACTAGCAGAAACCGGTTCAAGAGTTACGAGAAGAAGGGCGCGAGTCCTGCAAAGATTAATTCCTTTAGCCCAAAAATGGCACGAA
This portion of the Microcystis aeruginosa NIES-2549 genome encodes:
- a CDS encoding DUF2808 domain-containing protein: MKIPFLPLKQTESLSKLALIAILAFDASVSLAGQFPDGRIFFERSPTLVNFFATFQSVRTWGAKYYLTIALPPSLGAPLAKVTIQQQPNIQTIAFLVDQTFAFLGDRNQRGEKLTLKSTTFDPKTQTITVIFDPPVPPGNTVSIGLKPVRNPDYGGVYQFGITAYPPGENSPGLYLGVGRLAIYEAGDRW
- the recF gene encoding DNA replication/repair protein RecF (All proteins in this family for which functions are known are DNA-binding proteins that assist the filamentation of RecA onto DNA for the initiation of recombination or recombinational repair.), which gives rise to MYLEHLHLHSFRNYAEQVLKFESKKTILLGNNAQGKSNLLEAIELLATLKSHRVSKDRDLVLESDSEARIFARVNRLYGASELSLILRSSGRRTVIRDRQPLRRHLDFLGVINAVQFSSLDLDLVRGGPEARRDWLDTLLIQLEPLYVHILQQYNQVLRQRNALLKEIRKQELEGKVYGDLSQLKLWDLQLAETGSRVTRRRARVLQRLIPLAQKWHESISGKTEYLELQYVPNVPWVEDDVNGVQRAFLDKIETRRLAEKQLGTSVVGPHRDEVDFLINQNPAKSYGSQGQQRTLVLALKLAELQLLEQIIGEPPLLLLDDVLAELDIERQNQLLDAIEDRFQTLITTTHLSSFESRWLQSSQIFSVKKGHIFY